Proteins from a single region of Limnothrix sp. FACHB-406:
- a CDS encoding diguanylate cyclase, producing MSFCSGLSAAIWIVDEHPEPLRELCQTLTHRGYQVRFQTGHLALSSVLHNGSQHPQFQPLDLLVIGPGLWPNLTTGIWGPALQRLGNLGCPWVAIGQVSQPEQRIALFRLGGADYLECPLHLHEAIVRLERQLILQRQRAELQTQIQQLQRDMRDYHRVEMEMQLLLALTQAITEATEIEGAFHAVLDCVYHTIGWDYGEIWMPDPNRNHLAMTRSHYAISDLALSEFDDASQSFVFERDCGVVGRVWQTGRPLWIEDATKIQDAFFVRQELVLRAGLRTNLSVPIIANGQILAVLCLFHRVAMPCDGRLIKLMGAVAAQMGVLLQRKKAELELRRANLQLEVLAKLDGLTQIPNRRCFDHYLLREWQRLAQNRCLIGVGLCDVDHFKQYNDAYGHQAGDECLVQVARALSHAVSESANLVARYGGEEFAIVFSDTNLEQVKAIAHTIQQAIAQLALAHAQSSVSEHITLSMGFAIASPHLPDSSPDELLRWADQALYQAKYAGRNQFRVAALSRAVCEGCEEVGSEIDPGIGQQSIIYS from the coding sequence ATGTCGTTTTGTTCTGGGCTATCGGCGGCAATTTGGATTGTTGATGAACATCCGGAGCCACTCCGGGAACTGTGCCAAACCCTGACCCACCGAGGATATCAGGTGCGGTTTCAGACTGGGCACTTGGCATTGTCCAGCGTCTTACACAACGGTTCGCAACATCCCCAGTTCCAACCCTTGGATCTGTTGGTGATTGGGCCCGGCCTTTGGCCCAACCTAACCACGGGAATTTGGGGCCCCGCGCTCCAACGATTGGGAAATCTGGGCTGTCCTTGGGTGGCGATCGGGCAAGTCAGCCAACCAGAGCAGCGAATTGCGCTCTTTCGGCTGGGCGGTGCGGACTATTTGGAATGTCCCCTCCACTTGCATGAGGCGATCGTTCGGCTAGAGCGGCAATTAATCCTTCAGCGGCAACGGGCAGAACTGCAAACGCAAATCCAACAGCTTCAGCGGGATATGCGAGACTACCATCGCGTTGAGATGGAGATGCAGCTTTTGCTGGCCCTGACCCAGGCCATTACGGAAGCCACGGAGATTGAAGGGGCGTTTCATGCGGTCTTGGACTGTGTTTATCACACGATCGGGTGGGACTATGGCGAAATTTGGATGCCCGACCCCAACCGCAACCACCTGGCGATGACGCGATCGCACTACGCCATCTCAGACCTAGCCCTCAGTGAATTTGATGACGCGAGCCAATCTTTCGTCTTTGAGCGCGATTGCGGCGTGGTGGGTCGTGTGTGGCAAACGGGCCGCCCCCTCTGGATTGAGGATGCCACCAAAATTCAAGATGCCTTTTTTGTGCGACAAGAACTCGTGCTGCGGGCGGGGCTGCGCACCAACTTGAGCGTGCCGATCATTGCCAATGGGCAAATTTTGGCGGTGCTCTGTTTGTTTCACCGCGTGGCCATGCCCTGCGATGGTCGCCTAATTAAGCTCATGGGAGCCGTGGCGGCCCAAATGGGGGTTTTGCTTCAGCGCAAAAAAGCGGAATTGGAATTACGACGGGCCAACCTGCAACTGGAAGTGTTGGCCAAACTGGATGGGCTGACGCAAATCCCCAACCGCCGCTGCTTTGATCACTACCTGTTGCGCGAGTGGCAACGCCTAGCCCAAAATCGCTGCCTGATTGGCGTAGGGCTGTGCGACGTGGATCACTTCAAGCAATATAACGATGCCTATGGCCACCAAGCGGGGGATGAATGTTTGGTGCAGGTGGCCCGAGCCTTGAGCCACGCGGTCTCCGAATCAGCCAACCTGGTGGCCCGCTATGGGGGCGAGGAGTTTGCGATCGTTTTTTCGGACACCAACTTGGAGCAGGTCAAGGCGATCGCCCACACAATCCAGCAGGCGATCGCCCAGTTAGCGCTGGCCCATGCCCAATCCTCCGTCAGCGAGCACATCACCCTGAGCATGGGTTTTGCGATCGCCTCGCCCCATTTGCCCGACAGCTCCCCAGATGAGCTATTGCGCTGGGCCGATCAAGCTCTCTATCAAGCAAAATATGCCGGTCGCAATCAGTTTCGGGTTGCGGCCCTGTCCCGGGCCGTCTGCGAAGGTTGCGAGGAAGTAGGCAGCGAAATCGATCCAGGCATCGGCCAACAATCAATAATTTATAGTTAG
- the uvrB gene encoding excinuclease ABC subunit UvrB: protein MTTFELQAPFEPTGDQPKAIARLVEAARSGQRYQTLLGATGTGKTFTIASTIAQLDRPALVLAHNKTLAAQLCNELREFFPNNAVEYFISYYDYYQPEAYIPVTDTYIQKTASINEEIDMLRHSATRSLFERRDVIVVASISCIYGLGIPTEYLNAAIPFRVGHELNLRQTLRDLASVQYERNDVEIGRGKFRVKGDVLEIGPAYEDRIIRIEFFGDEVEAIRYVDPLTGEILQSLEAVNLYPARHFVTPEDRLEEAIQAIARELAAQKIALEAEGKLLEAQRIDQRTRYDLEMLAQVGYCNGVENYSRHLAGRQAGEPPECLIDYFPEDWLLIVDESHVTVPQLRGMYNGDQARKKVLIDHGFRLPSAADNRPLKAEEFWNKVNQCIFVSATPGDWELEISQGQIVEQVIRPTGVIDPEIFVRPTEGQVDDLLAEIVQRVDRQERTLITTLTKRMAEDLADYFQERKVRVQYLHSEIQSIERIEILQALRAGKFDVLIGVNLLREGLDLPEVSLVAILDADKEGFLRAERSLIQTIGRAARHVRGQAILYADRLTDSMDKAISETERRRKIQIAYNQKHGITPQPIIKKSGNSILEFLDLSRRLSAKDLEQAYEHAADLSLDDVPMLIEKLEAQMKEAAKNLEFEEAAKYRDRIKHLRDRLLGQRH, encoded by the coding sequence ATGACCACCTTTGAACTGCAAGCACCGTTTGAACCCACGGGTGACCAACCGAAGGCGATCGCCCGTTTGGTGGAAGCCGCGCGATCGGGTCAGCGATACCAAACCCTGTTGGGAGCCACCGGCACCGGCAAAACCTTCACCATCGCCAGCACCATTGCCCAGCTCGATCGCCCGGCCCTGGTTTTGGCCCACAACAAAACCCTCGCAGCCCAGTTGTGTAACGAATTGCGGGAATTTTTCCCAAATAATGCCGTTGAATATTTCATTTCCTACTACGACTATTACCAACCGGAAGCCTATATTCCCGTCACCGATACTTACATTCAAAAAACGGCTTCCATTAACGAAGAAATTGATATGTTGCGGCACTCGGCCACTCGATCGCTCTTTGAACGACGGGACGTGATTGTGGTTGCCTCCATTAGCTGCATTTACGGGTTGGGAATCCCCACGGAATATTTAAATGCGGCGATTCCCTTTCGGGTGGGTCATGAATTAAATTTGCGGCAAACATTGCGAGATCTGGCCTCTGTGCAGTACGAGCGCAATGATGTGGAAATTGGCCGAGGAAAATTCCGCGTCAAGGGCGATGTGCTGGAAATTGGCCCCGCCTATGAAGATCGAATTATTCGGATTGAGTTCTTTGGCGATGAAGTGGAAGCGATTCGCTATGTGGATCCCTTGACCGGGGAAATTTTGCAGAGCCTAGAGGCGGTGAATCTTTACCCCGCTCGCCACTTTGTGACCCCGGAAGATCGCCTGGAGGAGGCAATTCAAGCCATCGCTCGGGAATTGGCTGCACAGAAAATCGCCTTAGAAGCGGAAGGAAAACTCCTGGAAGCCCAACGCATTGACCAACGCACTCGATACGATTTGGAAATGCTGGCCCAGGTGGGCTACTGCAACGGCGTAGAAAACTATTCGCGTCATTTGGCCGGACGACAAGCGGGCGAACCTCCGGAATGTCTAATTGATTATTTTCCGGAAGATTGGTTGCTGATTGTTGATGAGTCCCATGTGACTGTTCCCCAATTAAGGGGGATGTATAACGGTGACCAAGCTCGCAAAAAGGTGCTGATTGATCATGGATTCCGCTTGCCCAGTGCGGCCGACAATCGCCCGCTCAAGGCCGAAGAATTTTGGAACAAGGTGAATCAATGCATCTTTGTTTCGGCCACGCCGGGAGATTGGGAGTTGGAAATTTCCCAAGGGCAAATTGTGGAGCAAGTCATTCGGCCCACGGGCGTGATTGATCCGGAGATTTTTGTGCGTCCCACGGAAGGGCAGGTGGATGATTTGTTGGCGGAAATTGTCCAGCGGGTCGATCGCCAAGAACGCACCCTGATCACCACCTTAACAAAGCGGATGGCGGAGGATTTGGCGGATTATTTCCAAGAGCGCAAGGTGCGGGTGCAATATCTCCATTCGGAAATTCAGTCGATCGAACGCATTGAAATTTTGCAAGCTTTGCGAGCGGGCAAGTTTGATGTGTTGATCGGGGTGAATTTGTTGCGGGAAGGGTTGGACTTGCCGGAAGTTTCCCTAGTGGCCATTTTGGATGCGGACAAGGAAGGGTTTTTGCGGGCCGAGCGATCGCTGATTCAAACCATTGGCCGGGCGGCGCGTCATGTGCGAGGTCAAGCGATTCTTTATGCCGATCGGCTGACCGACAGCATGGACAAGGCGATTTCCGAAACGGAGCGGCGACGCAAAATCCAAATTGCCTACAACCAAAAACACGGCATTACGCCCCAACCGATCATCAAGAAATCCGGTAATTCAATTCTGGAATTCTTGGATTTGTCTCGGCGGCTCAGTGCCAAAGATTTGGAGCAAGCCTACGAACATGCGGCGGACTTATCCTTGGATGATGTGCCGATGTTGATTGAGAAGTTGGAGGCCCAAATGAAGGAGGCGGCCAAAAATTTGGAGTTTGAAGAGGCCGCCAAATATCGCGATCGAATCAAGCATTTGCGCGATCGACTGTTGGGACAACGGCATTAA
- a CDS encoding phage holin family protein → MQRFIITWIISALALALTAQLVPGIHLAGWTTAAIAALIFGLINATVRPILFLFTLPLNILSLGLFSLVINAFCLMLVAYFSPTGFAIEGFIPALIGSIVLAIASSGLHSLFGILGLEPES, encoded by the coding sequence ATGCAACGCTTCATCATCACTTGGATCATTTCGGCCCTGGCCCTGGCCCTGACGGCGCAACTCGTCCCCGGCATTCATTTGGCAGGCTGGACCACCGCCGCGATCGCCGCTCTGATTTTTGGGCTAATCAACGCCACCGTGCGCCCCATTTTGTTCTTGTTCACCTTGCCGCTGAACATTCTGTCCTTGGGCCTCTTTTCCTTGGTGATTAATGCCTTTTGCCTAATGCTGGTGGCCTATTTCAGCCCCACTGGTTTTGCGATCGAGGGCTTCATTCCCGCCCTGATTGGTTCGATCGTCCTCGCGATCGCCTCCAGCGGCTTGCACAGCCTCTTTGGCATCTTGGGTCTGGAACCTGAATCCTAA
- a CDS encoding M10 family metallopeptidase, whose translation MALQMSPAGIDQNSAIAPEVSTLRWRTAANTKAIPLSGNNNIDALLTVHINNPTITQAWNVPPGGVITYSFPNANTVNNLTSVAQGAITNPAEIPEPVKQAVRQVLQNYSQVIPVQFQEVPDEVGGTLRVTLGKSPQLPDALACAYTPGSTYGGQVFLSANGMFDPNFFTKGPGSAGYGTLIHELGHAMGLKHPREYGSEAGDVPGKAPSNVAVLAPELDHRHNTVMSYNGRDFSSFQNSRTLMNYDIQSLQYLYGANTSWRSGNDLYTWNATSFLGVEAIWDGGGTDTLEMGSLPASDRYYFDLKPGGLLTTQTGRKGRFFDIYPSYQPLYPMFDRGKSIAFGVTLENLNGTDGADEVLGNDADNVILGRGGNDSLSGGLGQDTLWGGLDDDWLSGEAGNDQLQGNAGLDTLIGGLGNDQLNGGRDADWLQGDAGDDVLFGEFGDDLLLGGDGADRFVLGTGMGQDTIQDFQSGIDGIYLVNGLTPSAIALRPQGTNTLVQVASSNETLAIVTGALSIADFHLA comes from the coding sequence ATGGCTCTTCAGATGTCCCCGGCCGGGATCGACCAAAACAGCGCGATCGCTCCGGAAGTTTCCACTCTCCGTTGGCGCACTGCTGCCAACACCAAAGCCATTCCCCTCAGCGGCAACAACAACATTGATGCTTTGCTGACGGTGCATATTAATAATCCGACAATCACCCAAGCGTGGAATGTGCCCCCTGGCGGGGTGATTACCTACAGTTTTCCCAATGCCAACACAGTCAATAATTTGACATCGGTTGCCCAGGGAGCCATCACCAACCCGGCAGAAATTCCCGAACCGGTGAAACAGGCCGTGCGGCAAGTGTTGCAAAACTATTCCCAAGTGATTCCGGTTCAGTTTCAAGAAGTGCCGGACGAAGTGGGCGGAACACTGCGCGTTACCTTGGGCAAGAGTCCGCAATTGCCCGATGCCTTGGCCTGTGCCTATACCCCAGGAAGCACCTATGGGGGACAGGTGTTTTTGTCGGCCAATGGAATGTTTGACCCCAACTTTTTTACGAAGGGGCCCGGCAGCGCTGGCTATGGCACTTTAATTCATGAATTGGGCCATGCCATGGGGCTGAAACATCCTCGGGAATATGGCAGTGAAGCGGGGGATGTGCCCGGTAAAGCGCCTTCCAATGTGGCGGTTTTGGCTCCAGAATTGGATCATCGCCACAACACGGTGATGTCCTACAACGGGCGGGATTTTAGCAGTTTCCAGAATTCCCGCACCCTGATGAACTACGACATTCAGTCCCTGCAATATCTCTACGGGGCTAATACCAGTTGGCGATCGGGTAATGATTTGTACACCTGGAATGCCACTTCGTTTTTAGGGGTGGAAGCCATTTGGGATGGGGGCGGAACTGACACCTTGGAAATGGGATCGTTGCCAGCCTCCGATCGCTACTATTTCGATTTGAAACCCGGCGGTTTGTTAACCACCCAAACGGGGCGCAAGGGTCGCTTTTTTGATATCTATCCCAGCTACCAACCCCTCTATCCCATGTTCGATCGGGGCAAGTCGATCGCCTTTGGGGTCACCCTGGAAAATCTCAATGGCACTGATGGAGCCGACGAGGTACTTGGCAACGATGCCGACAACGTGATTTTGGGGCGCGGGGGTAACGACAGCCTCAGCGGCGGCCTCGGTCAAGACACCCTCTGGGGCGGGTTGGACGATGATTGGCTGAGCGGCGAGGCGGGCAACGACCAACTCCAGGGCAACGCGGGCCTCGATACCCTCATTGGCGGTTTGGGCAACGACCAGCTCAACGGCGGCCGCGATGCCGACTGGCTCCAAGGGGACGCGGGCGATGATGTGCTGTTTGGTGAATTTGGGGATGACCTGTTGCTTGGGGGCGACGGAGCCGATCGATTCGTGTTGGGCACGGGCATGGGCCAAGACACGATTCAGGACTTTCAGTCGGGCATTGATGGCATTTATCTGGTCAATGGGTTGACCCCCAGCGCGATCGCCCTGCGACCCCAGGGAACGAACACGTTGGTGCAAGTGGCCAGCAGCAATGAGACTTTGGCGATCGTCACCGGCGCACTCTCGATCGCTGACTTTCACCTAGCCTGA
- a CDS encoding 5-(carboxyamino)imidazole ribonucleotide synthase: MTLVEVAAAAEPIQRPVRTIGVIGGGQLAWMMAEAAPKLGLSLVVQTPKLDDPAVARVGSAAVVQGAVGDAAVTRQLLDRVDLVTFENEFVDLAALGELARSGACFRPSLKSLEPLLDKYDQRCFLQQIGLPVPAFAAITDRAQAMQIDRWENGQPLTFPAVLKTRRHGYDGQGTRVVADRATLLAVGDQWQWQPLILEAFVPFERELAAVAARSATGEVAIYPIVETQQVNQVCRRVIAPAPIPPTVATHCQEIAHRLLSQIGAIGIFGIELFVTAEGQVSVNEVAPRTHNSGHFSIDACHTSQFEQHLRAVAGLPLGPVDLHCACAAMVNLLGFEVATSDYQEQRDRLAAVPRSRVHWYGKTSATPGRKLGHVTVLADSLAELQRAIDRLESIWYGSDH, from the coding sequence ATGACCCTCGTAGAGGTTGCAGCGGCGGCGGAACCCATCCAGCGGCCGGTGCGGACAATTGGTGTGATTGGCGGTGGCCAATTGGCTTGGATGATGGCGGAAGCAGCCCCGAAATTGGGCTTGTCGTTGGTGGTGCAAACTCCGAAATTGGATGACCCGGCGGTGGCGCGGGTGGGATCGGCGGCGGTGGTGCAAGGGGCGGTTGGGGATGCTGCCGTGACGCGCCAATTGCTCGATCGGGTGGATTTGGTCACCTTTGAAAATGAGTTTGTGGATTTGGCGGCGTTGGGGGAATTGGCCCGATCGGGAGCCTGTTTTCGCCCCAGCCTCAAAAGCTTGGAACCCCTGCTGGATAAGTATGATCAGCGCTGTTTTTTGCAGCAAATTGGCTTGCCGGTTCCGGCCTTTGCGGCCATTACCGATCGGGCGCAGGCGATGCAGATCGATCGGTGGGAAAACGGTCAGCCCCTAACCTTTCCGGCCGTGCTGAAAACCCGTCGCCATGGCTATGACGGCCAAGGTACAAGGGTGGTGGCTGATCGGGCGACATTGCTGGCGGTTGGGGATCAGTGGCAATGGCAGCCGCTGATTTTGGAAGCCTTTGTGCCCTTTGAGCGAGAATTGGCGGCGGTGGCGGCCCGATCGGCGACGGGTGAGGTGGCCATTTACCCGATCGTGGAAACCCAGCAGGTGAACCAGGTTTGTCGGCGGGTAATTGCGCCGGCCCCCATTCCGCCAACCGTGGCCACCCACTGCCAGGAAATCGCCCATCGCCTGTTGTCGCAAATTGGGGCGATCGGGATTTTTGGGATTGAGCTGTTTGTGACCGCCGAGGGTCAGGTGTCGGTGAATGAAGTGGCTCCCCGCACGCACAATTCCGGCCACTTCTCGATCGATGCCTGCCATACCTCCCAATTCGAGCAGCATTTGCGGGCCGTGGCGGGGTTGCCCCTTGGTCCGGTGGATTTGCACTGTGCCTGTGCGGCGATGGTGAATTTGTTGGGCTTTGAGGTGGCCACCAGTGACTATCAGGAGCAGCGCGATCGCTTGGCCGCGGTTCCCCGCAGCCGAGTGCATTGGTATGGCAAAACCAGCGCCACCCCGGGCCGCAAGCTTGGCCATGTGACCGTGTTGGCGGATAGCTTGGCGGAACTGCAACGGGCGATCGATCGCCTGGAATCAATTTGGTATGGATCAGACCATTAA
- the gyrA gene encoding DNA topoisomerase (ATP-hydrolyzing) subunit A has product MSTAEDRIVATDLRQEMSRSYLEYAMSVIVGRALPDARDGLKPVHRRILYAMHELGLAADRPFRKCARVVGEVLGKYHPHGDTAVYDALVRMAQDFSMRHPLINGHGNFGSIDNDPPAAMRYTECRLQALTSESLLQDIESETVDFIDNFDGSQQEPTVMPARLPQLLLNGSSGIAVGMATNIPPHNLGELVDGLCALIQNPEITNQELIRWIPGPDFPTGAQIFGTSGIREAYLTGRGSITMRGVASVETIERRGAPDREAIIITELPYQTNKAALIERIAELVNDKKLEGISDIRDESDRDGMRIVIELKRDARAQVVLNNLYKHTPIQANFGANMLALVNGEPRTLTLKDFLQVFLDFRVEAIERRTRYELRKAEERDHILQGYLIALSNMDTIIALIRHAADTPTAKQGLMSDYSLSEAQADAILQMQLRRLTALEADKIEQEHQELQAKITDLQDILARRDRVLTIIEEEVSHLKARFATPRRTTISRDSAQLEEIDLIANDRATIVITEQGYIKRMPVSTFETQNRATRGKTGAKMKDDDEVQHFLTCCDRDRVLFFSDRGVVYALSAYQIPASSRAARGTAIVQLLPIPHDEKITSVIAVSEFSEDLYLVMLTQQGYIKKTVLSAFGNIRANGLIAISLEEGDQLRWVRLTREEDSILIGSRSGMAIHFRADRDQLRPLGRTARGVRAMSLRSGDELVALDILPAAIASRVGQAGDDAADDNEPIEETSDDSTETSSPGPWVLVITARGYGKRVPVEQFKLYNRATKGKIATKFKSAKGIDDSLAGLLVVNDSDEITIATKRATIVRQSVNAIPVQSRGATGVMVQRIVDDTIAAVALVPPEDTSGDSLDSNTDSEDQVAQPDENS; this is encoded by the coding sequence ATGAGTACTGCCGAAGACCGGATTGTCGCGACCGACCTACGCCAGGAAATGTCGCGATCGTACCTGGAATACGCCATGAGCGTGATCGTGGGGCGGGCGCTGCCGGATGCCCGCGACGGTCTGAAGCCGGTACACCGCCGGATTCTGTATGCCATGCATGAGTTGGGTTTGGCGGCCGATCGCCCCTTCCGGAAATGCGCCCGGGTGGTGGGGGAAGTGCTGGGGAAATATCACCCCCACGGCGACACGGCGGTCTATGACGCGCTGGTGCGGATGGCCCAAGATTTTTCGATGCGCCACCCGTTGATTAACGGTCACGGGAACTTCGGTTCGATCGACAACGACCCGCCCGCCGCCATGCGGTACACGGAATGTCGGCTGCAAGCCCTGACCAGCGAGTCGCTGCTGCAAGACATTGAGTCGGAAACCGTTGATTTCATCGACAACTTCGACGGCTCCCAGCAAGAACCGACGGTGATGCCCGCGCGGCTGCCACAACTGTTGCTGAATGGTTCTTCCGGGATCGCGGTCGGTATGGCCACCAACATTCCGCCCCACAACTTGGGTGAGCTGGTGGATGGTCTTTGTGCCCTGATCCAGAATCCCGAAATTACCAATCAGGAACTGATCCGTTGGATTCCGGGGCCGGACTTCCCCACGGGGGCACAGATTTTTGGTACGTCGGGGATTCGGGAAGCCTACCTCACCGGGCGTGGCTCGATCACCATGCGCGGTGTGGCCAGTGTGGAGACGATCGAACGGCGCGGCGCACCCGATCGCGAGGCGATCATCATCACGGAGCTGCCCTACCAAACCAACAAGGCAGCGCTGATTGAGCGGATTGCCGAGTTGGTGAACGACAAGAAATTAGAAGGCATTTCCGACATTCGCGACGAGAGCGATCGCGACGGGATGCGGATCGTAATTGAGCTGAAGCGCGATGCCCGGGCGCAGGTGGTGCTGAACAACCTCTACAAGCACACGCCGATTCAAGCGAACTTTGGCGCGAATATGTTGGCGCTGGTGAACGGCGAGCCGCGCACCCTGACCCTGAAGGACTTTTTGCAGGTCTTTTTGGATTTCCGGGTGGAGGCGATCGAACGGCGCACCCGCTACGAACTGCGGAAAGCCGAAGAGCGCGATCACATCCTGCAAGGCTACCTGATCGCCCTCAGCAACATGGACACGATCATCGCCCTGATTCGCCACGCGGCGGACACCCCCACCGCCAAACAGGGGCTAATGAGCGATTACAGCCTCTCGGAAGCCCAAGCCGACGCGATTTTGCAGATGCAACTGCGCCGTCTGACGGCCTTGGAAGCGGACAAGATCGAGCAAGAACACCAGGAATTGCAAGCCAAAATTACCGATTTGCAAGACATCCTGGCCCGGCGCGATCGGGTGCTGACGATCATTGAAGAGGAAGTGAGCCACCTGAAGGCTCGGTTTGCCACGCCGCGCCGCACCACCATTTCCCGCGACAGCGCCCAACTGGAAGAAATTGACCTGATCGCCAACGATCGCGCCACGATCGTGATTACGGAGCAGGGCTACATCAAGCGGATGCCCGTCAGTACCTTCGAGACCCAAAACCGCGCCACCCGGGGCAAAACCGGCGCGAAGATGAAAGACGACGACGAGGTGCAGCATTTCCTGACTTGCTGCGATCGCGATCGAGTCTTGTTCTTCAGCGATCGGGGCGTGGTCTACGCCCTCAGCGCCTACCAAATTCCCGCCAGCTCCCGCGCGGCCCGAGGCACGGCGATCGTTCAACTGCTGCCAATTCCCCACGACGAAAAAATCACCTCGGTGATCGCCGTTTCGGAATTCTCGGAAGATCTTTACCTGGTGATGTTGACCCAACAGGGCTACATCAAAAAAACCGTGCTCTCGGCCTTTGGCAACATCCGCGCCAACGGTCTAATCGCCATCTCCCTGGAGGAAGGCGACCAACTGCGCTGGGTGCGCCTGACCCGCGAGGAAGACAGTATTTTGATCGGCTCCCGATCGGGTATGGCGATTCACTTCCGAGCCGATCGCGATCAACTGCGGCCCCTGGGGCGGACGGCGCGGGGCGTGCGAGCCATGAGCCTTCGCAGCGGTGATGAGCTGGTGGCGCTTGATATTTTGCCCGCCGCGATCGCCTCGCGGGTCGGTCAGGCCGGCGATGATGCGGCCGACGACAACGAGCCGATCGAGGAAACCAGCGACGACAGCACCGAAACCAGCAGCCCCGGCCCCTGGGTGTTGGTGATCACCGCTCGGGGTTACGGCAAGCGCGTGCCCGTGGAGCAATTCAAGCTCTATAACCGGGCCACCAAGGGCAAAATTGCCACCAAGTTCAAATCCGCCAAGGGCATTGACGATTCTTTGGCGGGGCTGTTGGTGGTGAATGACTCCGACGAAATCACGATCGCCACGAAGCGTGCCACGATCGTCCGGCAGTCCGTGAACGCAATTCCGGTGCAATCGCGCGGGGCAACGGGCGTGATGGTGCAGCGGATTGTGGATGACACGATCGCCGCCGTGGCCCTCGTGCCGCCGGAAGACACCAGCGGCGACAGCCTCGATAGCAACACCGACTCTGAGGATCAAGTTGCTCAACCGGACGAAAATTCCTAG
- a CDS encoding pentapeptide repeat-containing protein, translating into MIVQKKFSIGQSIARLVPVGLRAKIGTASGSPATIQPDGRRQLGERGLGLWAVLLLIGTWVIGLAIAPSAAWAQFKEYAPPVSYSNAELSGQDFSNQRLQSAEFSNANLTDVTFENTEMPGASFSGSFLKDTNLHGADLTNAFMDSVKFIGTDLSDAILVEAILLGSSFQDVNIQGADFELAILDGAQVKQLCAIARGTNPRTGIDTKESLGCP; encoded by the coding sequence ATGATTGTTCAGAAGAAATTTTCGATCGGCCAGTCGATCGCCCGGTTGGTTCCCGTTGGGCTGCGTGCCAAAATCGGCACTGCCTCAGGTTCCCCAGCGACGATCCAACCGGACGGTCGGAGGCAATTGGGCGAGCGGGGTCTGGGCCTGTGGGCGGTGTTGTTGTTGATTGGGACGTGGGTGATAGGTTTAGCGATCGCCCCGTCAGCGGCCTGGGCCCAATTCAAGGAATATGCGCCGCCAGTGTCCTACAGCAATGCGGAATTGTCTGGGCAAGATTTTTCCAATCAACGGTTGCAATCGGCGGAATTTTCCAACGCCAACCTAACGGATGTGACCTTTGAAAATACGGAAATGCCCGGTGCATCTTTTAGTGGATCCTTCCTCAAAGACACGAATTTGCATGGAGCCGATTTAACCAATGCATTCATGGATTCCGTGAAGTTCATTGGCACCGATCTGAGCGATGCCATTTTGGTTGAGGCTATTTTGTTGGGATCCAGTTTTCAGGATGTGAACATTCAAGGGGCTGATTTTGAGCTGGCCATTCTGGATGGGGCACAGGTCAAACAGCTCTGCGCGATCGCCCGGGGGACGAATCCTCGCACGGGCATCGACACCAAAGAATCGCTCGGCTGTCCTTGA